Proteins from a genomic interval of Nodosilinea sp. FACHB-141:
- a CDS encoding type II toxin-antitoxin system VapC family toxin translates to MNMTRKPFVYIETSVVSYLASKGSRDLVIAAHQEITSEWWTLQRAHYRLFVSELVYQEANIGDDEARNRRISLIAQIESLTIDARAADLAKQLVERRIVPQKAAEDAVHIALAAVNGIDFLLTWNCKHIANALMERAIRKVCGDAGYLMPSICTPLELMDWWDYVEGTS, encoded by the coding sequence ATGAATATGACTAGAAAGCCGTTTGTATATATTGAAACAAGTGTTGTGAGCTATTTGGCGAGCAAGGGTAGTCGGGATTTAGTTATAGCCGCTCATCAAGAAATTACGTCTGAGTGGTGGACGCTTCAGAGAGCCCATTACCGATTATTTGTTTCGGAATTGGTGTACCAGGAGGCGAATATAGGTGATGACGAAGCCCGGAATCGGAGAATTTCGTTGATTGCTCAAATTGAATCTCTCACTATTGATGCAAGAGCAGCGGATCTTGCAAAACAATTGGTGGAACGACGTATAGTCCCTCAAAAAGCCGCCGAGGATGCTGTTCATATTGCGCTTGCTGCCGTTAATGGGATTGATTTTTTGCTTACGTGGAACTGTAAACATATCGCAAATGCATTGATGGAACGAGCTATTCGTAAGGTATGCGGTGATGCAGGGTATTTAATGCCCTCAATATGTACACCTTTAGAGTTGATGGATTGGTGGGATTATGTCGAAGGAACAAGTTAA
- a CDS encoding DUF6876 family protein, whose translation MTADYTEGSLREEDLRQFRCTEQYWKTGMPWHPFVYTDGVRHVVHRGQALWMLTVIGSWQTDPKVKKNKRLQDMQFWTFEKDKHGSGAVMRCERDENDVVVEQTIGYTDFPLSQMRFYLAHMWCHWEARSKKNGDEDLGFLRPSTGVLLLPSEY comes from the coding sequence ATGACTGCTGACTATACCGAGGGTTCGCTTCGAGAGGAAGACCTTCGCCAGTTCAGATGCACTGAACAGTACTGGAAAACGGGAATGCCGTGGCATCCGTTTGTCTACACCGACGGAGTGCGCCACGTGGTGCACCGTGGCCAGGCTCTCTGGATGCTCACCGTGATTGGTTCTTGGCAAACGGATCCGAAGGTGAAGAAGAATAAGAGGCTTCAGGATATGCAGTTCTGGACGTTTGAGAAGGATAAGCACGGTTCTGGTGCGGTGATGCGATGTGAGCGCGATGAAAATGATGTAGTCGTTGAACAAACAATCGGCTACACAGACTTTCCGCTTTCACAGATGCGCTTTTACTTAGCCCATATGTGGTGCCACTGGGAGGCCCGCTCAAAGAAGAATGGCGACGAGGACTTGGGTTTCTTAAGGCCAAGCACCGGAGTTCTTCTGTTACCGAGCGAGTACTAA